aactgtagattgtgctatgattggatgatgtagttaagtctccctaagaaactcatcacgtccttcttgttctttggcggtgacaattcttgaatagctttgacctttgatgaatctagttctattccttggcgactcacaataaacccaagtagttttccagtaggaaccccaaatgcacattttgcgggatttagtttcaggttgtaccttcgcaatctattgaaaaacttcctcaaatcatCCATGTGATCAATGGcattcttggacttgataataacatcatctacatacacctctatctccttatgtatcatatcgtggaaaatggtagtcatggccctcatataggtggcccctgcattctttaacccaaacggcatcatcttgtaacagtacattccccacggtgtaatgaaagccgttttctcagcatcttcttcatccatccagatctgatgatacccagcgaaacaatctacaagtGATTTCAACTCATGCTTcacgcaattgtcaatcaagatgtatatgtttggcaaggggaagtcgcctTTCAGACTtgcccggttgagatcctggtagtcgacacagactctgacatttccgtccttctttggtactggcacaatgtttcTAACCATGTTGGctattctactaccctaagaaccttggctttgacttgcttagtgacttcttccttgattttcagactcatgtcaggcttaaactttctgagcttttggtttaccggtggacatgttggatcggttggcagtttgtgaggcacaatagatgtactcagcctagtcatgtcatcatacgaccaggcgaatatgtgtattctgtgtattctttcttttctgatggcgacagGTGAAtgatgatttgtgtttccttgACATTCTCCGCATCTCCCAAGTTGGCAActtcggtctcatccaggttggacttaggtatgttctcaaaattctcaacttccttaacaatctcttctggtatgtcatcttcctctgaatatatgtccatttgttgtgttgtctcgttgcatgtcactgtcattggttcatcaagataagtaatagtaatgttgtacaagtaaagtaatgagagaaaacaatagtaataagtgttgatttataagaaattcaaaatgctttgataaattacatagtaattgttttgaacattagAGATCTTATTGGAAGAATTGAAAACActcgaaaaataaaaaatcttttagtaaatcaaaatagtgcttgttttagccatgctaccccgaggctcgtcggaccctggttgtcctgatggtctagttattgaggcgtgctcctctgcttacggcctgtatggaaggtccttcctccccctcctcctcgagaacaataCAACAACCCATGTCATTGTCctctaagaacaagtttttcacagctgccagtgcttcctcttcttttggcctatagataacatcggccggttggaaagtctgctccaaatgtggtattggctgctccaacggatagtaaggaccgcaccatggtggcgaccagttgttgaattcttcctaggtgtactcatatcccaaaccgaaagtggtgccatgtttcttgagttttatgggcttagtgattccttggaggttcttgccaagccccttgccaggttcgtacccacaccaattcagtatactctcgatcttgttgtcccaccatttttGTTTATCAACAGCATTCACtcgttcaatgtgatggtaagtctctccacctagcttctttCTTCCCtcgattgacggaatggtctagcgactgtatatggggttgctaccgtcgccgtgaatgatcacttcctggtggttccatttaaactttactgcctgatgcaatGTTGATGCTATAACCCCAGCCAtggatccatggccgtcccaacagtagattgtaagatgtcggcacgtctatcacttggaaatcgacatcgaaccaagttgacCCCATTTGAAAACACAGACTAATTTCcctaatagtggacctttgggaactgtAAAAGTCCTTCAtgttgatggctccatcctttatctcgtgtAGTCCCTTACCCAATTTTTTGAGCATTACCAACGAACAAATGTTAAGGCTAGAACCCCCATCAATCAGTATTCTGGTGataaagtaatcctcgcattgcatagtgatgtgcagtgctttgttgtgccccaacccttcaggcggtagctcatcctcatgaaaagtaattttgtgactctccaatacttgtccgaccatgttagccatttctccgccagtAATGTTGCTGGGTACATaggcttcactcagcaccttcaacagagcattcttgtgttcCTCTgagttttgtagcaaagcaagtatggagatttgtgttggcgttttgttcaactggtcgatgaccgagtattccttggcctgtatctttctccaaagatcatctggaccAATTTCAATGATGGGCCGTCGATTGGAGACCTGTTTGCTTGACTtggctagatgttcaggggtataaactctactagttcttgtcataccctatgcggCAACAGTTTTCTCAGTCCTACCCTTGCCTTTTCTTcttgcctcagctgtatagtcccatggtatatcctttgtatggaatggtgtcatggtggATATCTCCACTGGAATCGGTGTGGACATCttcactccgaacggagcatgtgctttgagaggtaaaactgcaacttcaaatggtggaggtgcatttgctggagtcacgaattcgacctcaattggtatTGGTGTCCTTGCAgttgcttcgaactcaagtggcatagacatgtttacctcagcaTCCCCAGACGGCTGAATctagactatgattggattaagagtaagtATTAGTTTCTTTAGATCATCACCTTCTATGATCAATCCGATCAACCCCCtcaggatcccaatcatcctctatttcgatcatatgaacgcctccacccttatggtctagcagaggtttattgcggacatttggagcaggtCCCTTTGCtacaataattttgttgtcaatcagaacctggatcttgtctttcagagaacgacattcgtcgatggtgtgtcccttcatgccagaatggtatgcacaggatttgttttgattaacccattgagaagggttctcaaggattatggcagggataggggtgacataaccagcagcatTAAGTCTCTCGtataactggtcaatgggttcggcaatggctgtaaactgtttaggaggtctacggtcaaaatttggtcgaggtctaggaaagttttggcgtgtagggggtgattgatagtgggatggttgagcattgtaggcttggtagacaggtgttggttgggagtatctgggtgaagtaggctgatatgtgggtggtggagtttggtaagagggtgagcgtgcttggtaatttggtgtaggctgatatgtaagtggaggcatcggataggtttggtatttgataggagatttggttctatgtgcaaccattacggcccctacgtcccttttcttggacgcaccaccagactgtaaggccttgtttgtagctttcaaggcctcaaagttcgtgaccataccgcttttgatgccctcttcgatcctctcacccagcttgatgatgtcagaaaatttatggcttTCAATCAACATTAGTCGCTCGTAATACTGCGGTTCCTGAGCCCGGATGAAGAATGTGTTCATCTGTTCTTCCTCTAAGTTAGTTCTGACTTTAGCAGCTTCggatctccagcgagtagcatactcacggaatgtttctatgggtttcttctttaggttctgaatgtagaacacatctggcgcattttctgtgttgaacctgaacctgtccatgaaatcggacgccatactcacccagtttggCCATTTCTTTGGGTCtcggctaatgtaccaagatagagcatctcctttcagactcctcatgaaaagcttcatgcggatcctttcgtctttccctactccgactaGCTTGTCACAATAtattctcaaatggaccctcggatcacctgtaccgtcaaacatctcaaacttcggaggtttgtacccctccagTAGCtcaacatctggttgtatgcagatATCTTCATAGTTTAAACCCTCAATTCTCTTGCTTCCTTCGACGCCTTGGATTCGGCTAGTAATTTTCTTAAGTTTTTCAGACAGGTTCCTGACgagcgagtctttatcatcagactcgggtgtaattgagatgggttgggtggactgtggcatggtctccacatagatgggggtgttgagatgggtgtgaaagtggtcattcgTGGAGTTCAAGGGTTCTGGGACGAGCAACAGAGTATTGGTGGAAGTTTGGCAGGTGTTGTAGTGGTGGTGAGGAACGGGATGGTTTTATGGCTTAGGGATATTTTgtgaggtgtggggttttgagtatTTGGGAAATTGACATCGGGAATAGTGaaggaaaatgacagatttgccaaaTTCCGAACcggatcaagttcttcttggaatttcagcagcttttgttcaagttgggatgcactttccttaggaaccagagtaccatgaccatgagcgacctctacccgttcagttgagttctcctttctagaGTTGTTcacatcttccatctttcctttgtttttgtttttgacaggacaaagaggaggagtgggtggagggcccctggatctcgtggaataagatgatgttgccagagtgcacgagctaacctttggggaggggaataaataaacaaaaaggtaacaagttagtgaggattataagaaaatattgcgatatttaaacacatagtgcaagaatgtaaatcgtgtcctatttgggaacctctttgtgctcgaggtaggcctagagacaaattaatttggagaacttagaatgctaaatgccttattttattgataaaaagtagacgaatcccaaatcgacactaaataataggaaataaaatatcacttgtggccgttggccttattacatttcataaagcaaaagaaaactcctatctatttggtcccagaaggaccttcctcaggttgatgCTCTCGATGATCAAACCAGCtcacgtaggttcaccagtaaaaatgtctttgccaggtgttctcctttgttttcctcagcgttctggcagtcgacgactctcttcctcacttttccttccaattccagcagactgtattctagatattccaacttttcgctagctttggcggccctctctttccactcattgatttggtcatttgatggaagactcctccaccagtctagcaagagtgggggcgtacTAATCTTCccgaaactggggacctcatttttcattttctgcaaaacaaaagggttaagaccctacccctaccagactcgactatttaacatcaacaattagcatgaagcatttagttctcccaataaatgcacagaacgtggtgatgcccgtttgggtttagggaaacctggTGGAcattggacaaggctatcttaaagagtcattatgcggacaacataactgactcgtctaggtttgaccatgatgcatgcatagttaaacaaagtaaggtttctatggggttttagactagtacccttgagcggacaactcaagggggaaatgcatggaaccgtcgactataccgttgatcgactggttttgccgcaaatatgccttttttgtatttagggggtgataatatcggaagagcgcaaccacacattataagcgttgctatggtattttgtttggcatgagtggaatatgatgttgagcatgattatgcaacaattaaagcaggttgtcacatatttgcatgttaggaaagcagtaaatacaacagtttttcaTAATCTAAagcggtagtaaaggaaagcagcaaaggaaagaaacaaaaagacaagtcaattTTGCAAtctaaaagaaaattgaatgcttgaaagaaataaacagataattgcgcataaagaagcataaattcacaataatagtctgaaatggtaaaagcctaaaaatccccagcagagtcgccacgctgtcgctcCCCCTTTTTCTAGAGCGAAATAGGGTTTAtgcatttggagggacaactcattccttttgggaattgggtttgcatttgaagagtcgccacctaatgatttaaggtgtatTAGGACATCAAAAGAGattgatttgaataaccagagatagggtaggggcttgaaattattctaaggggaaggtgttaggcaccgctcagaatccactagtgtggttcccgccCAGACTATTGTGAACTTGGGTGTaattaacatataagcaaataaggctcagataagaggggatttcacataatggtttgaaagtgaacaaagtttgaaagaacaagctgattttaaaagaaagagttgaaatgctaaaagaaaataaataaagagaggggtcctaggtttattaaaaatatggatcacctcacacAATGTTCTGTAATCACtcatcaatgaggggctacacgtgacattatcgcatggtcatcatatccatatctacccttcccaccctgttaaggtatttaaagcgcggattggtctcgattaatTATTGCATGGTATTACCTATCCCAAttctatcagtcctggaggcacttaggactactaatcctaaaaaagGGGAGGAATATTAGGCTTattttgtagtttcaaaggtaaaaactctaGGGCGACATACAAAGCACATATTGCACATTTTGGgggaaagcatataaacaaacagggactcagatatacctccttaaacaaagaaagcatacaattagcatgacttacatatactgtttaggtctgatttaaaaggtattaaagacgagTGAAAATAGATTGTCGAGACAGTTTTAGTTTATCAcgtaactcagataagaagtccgaatcaggcctgcctgatgtttgtaattattaacagaagCATATTCAGTTTAATTActctaaagcttgcctaggtgtttGGACAGGggtcatataggcatgatatctactgaattcagaaggtGACGAGCTAGTAAAGCTTGGAATGAATTATTTAAAGTCCTATATGCATACTTGTTAAACTAGTTAAGTGAGGGACTCAGATTACTAAAGAGAAGCAGAATTTAGACGAATTTATTACAAGTTCTGCAAATGATGATAGCCATTATTACTAATGTTAGATCTGACATTGAGTAAAGCGAATCAGATTCatttagaaactcctataggatgctttctaggcgttactgattttaaacctttATATACGGGGTACCTAAGTGCAGAACTGtttgaaacctatagacatggtataaAATGCATAAGCTACTTaaaacctataaacatggtatctaatgcagtTGAATATACAGAATTCAGAacgatcctataagcatggtttctatatgtgaTTGAATATGAAGAATTCAGaataaccctataggcatgatttctaccctttgcatgcatagttacccacccttctCACTAGCCATCCTCAAAtgttattacaacttattacaagcCAGAATGCataaaattacatcaaaaatacaaataaaagtacaactagaggaagtTTGATTCTGACTTCCTTTCTGAGTTACAAGATtgaccaactcaaagaccattgatccaaagcctttttTCAATttgagtgtgttagagttccctaagagcctcaatgggactctgGGCAGTTCTCACACCCAAATTATATCACTAGAATgggaacaagtgcagtgtggaagggccagccctcaagtgtccaagttcagagggagctcaa
The Nicotiana sylvestris chromosome 11, ASM39365v2, whole genome shotgun sequence DNA segment above includes these coding regions:
- the LOC138881049 gene encoding uncharacterized protein; translation: MPQSTQPISITPESDDKDSLVRNLSEKLKKITSRIQGVEGSKRIEGLNYEDICIQPDVELLEGYKPPKFEMFDGTGDPRVHLRIYCDKLVGVGKDERIRMKLFMRSLKGDALSWYISRDPKKWPNWVSMASDFMDRFRFNTENAPDVFYIQNLKKKPIETFREYATRWRSEAAKVRTNLEEEQMNTFFIRAQEPQYYERLMLIESHKFSDIIKLGERIEEGIKSGMGHTIDECRSLKDKIQVLIDNKIIVAKGPAPNVRNKPLLDHKGGGVHMIEIEDDWDPEGVDRIDHRR